The following coding sequences lie in one Sesamum indicum cultivar Zhongzhi No. 13 linkage group LG9, S_indicum_v1.0, whole genome shotgun sequence genomic window:
- the LOC105171208 gene encoding TLD domain-containing protein 2, which translates to MGRKQEQEEKQEQKQQSKSLRSKAVHFVSDLTTVLLNPISDKPSKPPPKPSSHDDVNNSENSHSDIEEGSNDSVDGPDTSSFTAFLYSLLASSESRSNSNFEEKIDSDDNLFKPSSEPTVTRENAKKKSLFSRGKQSLGKAFYQAAKLGGFRNQGPKGSSDMVVGNGSNSKTSVDEGIPMQTLNESLSSENLPETSEPSLLLSEKTRSVLYAALPVIVQGRKWMLLYSTWRHGISLSTLYRRSMLWPGLSLLVVGDRNGAVFGGLVEAPLRPTNRRRYQGSNSSFVFTNTSGHPLIFRPTGMNRYFTLCSTDYLAMGGGGHFALYLDGELSSGSSSSSETYGNPCLARTEDFDIKEVELWGFVYASKFDEMIALSRTEAPGICHW; encoded by the exons ATGGGGAGAAAGCAGGAGCAAGAAgagaaacaagaacaaaagcAGCAATCCAAGTCACTGAGGAGTAAAGCAGTTCACTTTGTATCTGATCTAACCACTGTTTTGCTCAACCCCATCTCTGATAAACCCTCCAAGCCGCCTCCAAAGCCATCTTCTCAT GATGATGTGAATAACTCCGAGAACAGTCACTCAGATATAGAGGAGGGTTCGAATGACTCTGTTGATGGCCCTGATACATCATCTTTTACGGCATTTCTCTATTCACTTTTAGCATCCTCAGAATCTCGGAGTAACTCTAACTTTGAAGAGAAAATAGATTCTGATGACAATCTGTTTAAGCCATCATCTGAGCCTACAGTAACAAGAGAGAatgccaaaaagaaaagtttgttCTCAAGGGGTAAACAATCCCTTGGTAAAGCATTCTATCAAGCTGCTAAACTAGGTGGTTTTCGAAATCAAGGCCCAAAAGGCAGTTCTGATATGGTAGTTGGCAATGGAAGTAATTCTAAGACATCTGTGGATGAAGGGATTCCAATGCAAACTTTGAATGAGTCACTGTCTTCAGAAAATCTTCCTGAAACTTCTGAACCATCATTGCTTCTCTCTGAAAAGACACGGAGTGTCCTTTATGCTGCACTCCCTGTGATTGTTCAGGGACGAAAATGGATGCTATTATACAG TACTTGGAGGCATGGTATATCCCTTTCAACATTATACAGAAGAAGTATGCTCTGGCCCGGCCTCAGCCTGCTG gTTGTTGGGGATCGTAATGGTGCAGTATTTGGTGGCTTGGTTGAGGCACCTTTGAGACCAACAAATAGGAGAAGGTATCAG GGATCAAACAGTTCGTTTGTCTTTACGAATACCTCTGGTCATCCTCTTATATTTCGTCCTACAG GCATGAATCGCTACTTTACCTTGTGCTCTACCGATTATTTGGCCATGGGTGGTGGTGGTCATTTTGCACTATATTTGGACGGAGAGCT ATCAAGTGGATCAAGTTCATCCTCAGAAACCTATGGAAACCCTTGTTTGGCTCGCACAGAAGATTTTGATATCAAGGAAGTTGAG CTGTGGGGTTTTGTATATGCTTCCAAGTTCGATGAGATGATTGCTTTATCACGAACAGAGGCACCAGGAATCTGCCACTGGTAG
- the LOC105171207 gene encoding uncharacterized protein LOC105171207 isoform X2, whose translation MERATPVRKPHTSTPDLLTWSEAPPPESSSSAGASRPAARSNQVLFGGQITDEEAESLNKRKPCSGYKLKEMTGSKIFTADSGYDSTESGTFDGNSNTRTSVRIVQQAANGISQISFSTEEKISLKKPTTLPEVAKQRELSGTLESDSESRAKKQLSDAKSKELSGSDIFGPPPEIPPRSSAAARTMGMRENKDLGEPAPRCVRTSVKVSNPAGGQSNIMFGDEPEVKTTKKIHNHKFVELTGTDIFKGDVPPGTAEKPLSVAKLKEMSGNDIFADGKVESRDYFGGVRKPPGGESSIALL comes from the exons atGGAGAGAGCGACACCTGTTCGGAAGCCTCACACTTCCACTCCAGATCTGCTGACTTGGTCGGAGGCTCCGCCGCCGGAATCTTCCTCCTCCGCCGGTGCTTCTCGACCCGCGGCCCGCTCTAACCAG GTGCTGTTTGGAGGTCAGAttactgatgaggaagctGAGAGCCTTAATAAAAG GAAGCCTTGCTCAGGCTATAAATTAAAGGAGATGACTGGAAGCAAAATATTCACAGCCGACAGTGGATATGATTCAACAGAATCTGGAACTTTTGACGGTAACTCTAATACCCGAACATCTGTCCGTATCGTCCAG CAAGCTGCGAATGGGATAAGCCAGATCTCCTTCAGCACTGAAGAGAAAATTTCCCTCAAGAAACCGACCACTCTACCTGAGGTAGCGAAACAACGTGAACTGAGTGGAACGTTGGAGAGTGACTCTGAAAGCAGAGCAAAGAAGCAGCTTTCAGATGCTAAAAGTAAGGAACTCAGCGGCAGTGACATATTCGGCCCTCCTCCTGAAATCCCTCCTCGATCGTCGGCTGCTGCACGCACAATGGGAATGAGAGAAAACAAAGATCTGGGCGAGCCTGCACCACGATGTGTACGCACTTCTGTCAAAGTTTCTAAT CCTGCTGGAGGTCAAAGCAATATAATGTTCGGTGACGAACCGGAGGTCAAGACCACAAAGAAAATTCACAACCACAAATTTGTGGAGCTGACAGGCACCGACATTTTCAAGGGAGACGTTCCTCCAGGTACTGCAGAGAAGCCACTGAGTGTGGCcaaattgaaagaaatgaGCGGGAACGACATATTTGCCGATGGCAAGGTCGAATCCAGAGATTACTTTGGTGGTGTTCGCAAACCCCCCGGCGGAGAGAGCAGCATCGCCTTGCTGTAG
- the LOC105171207 gene encoding uncharacterized protein LOC105171207 isoform X1, whose translation MERATPVRKPHTSTPDLLTWSEAPPPESSSSAGASRPAARSNQPSYGIGKVLFGGQITDEEAESLNKRKPCSGYKLKEMTGSKIFTADSGYDSTESGTFDGNSNTRTSVRIVQQAANGISQISFSTEEKISLKKPTTLPEVAKQRELSGTLESDSESRAKKQLSDAKSKELSGSDIFGPPPEIPPRSSAAARTMGMRENKDLGEPAPRCVRTSVKVSNPAGGQSNIMFGDEPEVKTTKKIHNHKFVELTGTDIFKGDVPPGTAEKPLSVAKLKEMSGNDIFADGKVESRDYFGGVRKPPGGESSIALL comes from the exons atGGAGAGAGCGACACCTGTTCGGAAGCCTCACACTTCCACTCCAGATCTGCTGACTTGGTCGGAGGCTCCGCCGCCGGAATCTTCCTCCTCCGCCGGTGCTTCTCGACCCGCGGCCCGCTCTAACCAG CCGTCGTATGGAATTGGTAAGGTGCTGTTTGGAGGTCAGAttactgatgaggaagctGAGAGCCTTAATAAAAG GAAGCCTTGCTCAGGCTATAAATTAAAGGAGATGACTGGAAGCAAAATATTCACAGCCGACAGTGGATATGATTCAACAGAATCTGGAACTTTTGACGGTAACTCTAATACCCGAACATCTGTCCGTATCGTCCAG CAAGCTGCGAATGGGATAAGCCAGATCTCCTTCAGCACTGAAGAGAAAATTTCCCTCAAGAAACCGACCACTCTACCTGAGGTAGCGAAACAACGTGAACTGAGTGGAACGTTGGAGAGTGACTCTGAAAGCAGAGCAAAGAAGCAGCTTTCAGATGCTAAAAGTAAGGAACTCAGCGGCAGTGACATATTCGGCCCTCCTCCTGAAATCCCTCCTCGATCGTCGGCTGCTGCACGCACAATGGGAATGAGAGAAAACAAAGATCTGGGCGAGCCTGCACCACGATGTGTACGCACTTCTGTCAAAGTTTCTAAT CCTGCTGGAGGTCAAAGCAATATAATGTTCGGTGACGAACCGGAGGTCAAGACCACAAAGAAAATTCACAACCACAAATTTGTGGAGCTGACAGGCACCGACATTTTCAAGGGAGACGTTCCTCCAGGTACTGCAGAGAAGCCACTGAGTGTGGCcaaattgaaagaaatgaGCGGGAACGACATATTTGCCGATGGCAAGGTCGAATCCAGAGATTACTTTGGTGGTGTTCGCAAACCCCCCGGCGGAGAGAGCAGCATCGCCTTGCTGTAG